One Fundulus heteroclitus isolate FHET01 chromosome 11, MU-UCD_Fhet_4.1, whole genome shotgun sequence DNA segment encodes these proteins:
- the stard13a gene encoding stAR-related lipid transfer protein 13 isoform X3 produces MDRGAKGGGNDGESDGDGTNEGTCLEAMTPDGQDYYLRLGYTPQRRSALRLSRIIARQQLLRRLAQEIEAKEACDWLRAAGFPQYAQLYEDSQFPINISAVKRDHDFLDRDLVEPLCRRLNTLNKCASMKLDVSHPKKKSDDSDEDDPLAISKRWTFEWSSRRWSRLQDFLLDSTNESGPTGPGEGLRSTVSSESVLTDLSEQEITEISSLHSEDSASAMPDSISMASLSASYHPPRELPHYNSLPIKSSRHGQGGRSKAKEFLRKMELMRTWGPSTKRKSSNRRPPLVISEPVLQGEEPHALQMLHCTPISQLEHSPTHSHQTDGASISETRKEQIALDASPSEETAVPGVQERACTKPRAASKRSSVYLEDMELPSQGKRTEGQSQFGRNQFRSYENLLIHVPKDHKPGTFPKALSIESLAPSPSDRNNNPQSHNHISPTENGLGEPLSKPACPGAPRGSRVSVYDNVPGSHLYASTGDLLDFEKEDNLFPHLDDILQHVSGLQQIVDHWSRSVLPEGDAGEGEEEGEGMTTPSEGERDGVSLIDTDSTGTCRERRDSGVGASLTRPRLRWPSFRTSDHLNQPASSLQISSQSAGQLSLLQKFSLLRLTAIMEKYSMSNKHGWTWSVPKFMKRMKVPDYKEKSVFGVPLIVHVQRCGFPLPLCLQQALSHLKTHCLDQVGLFRKSGVKSRIQALRQQCELSPDCVNYEDQSAYDVADMVKQFFRDLPEPLLTSKLGETFLHIYQYVPKEQRLQAVRAAILLMPDENREVLQTLLYFLRDVTSLVEENQMTPMNLAVCLGPSLFHLSILKNETLSPRSIQRKYATGRPDQKDLSENLAATQGLAHMIIECQHLFQTLFTPLNVKAGLPELIYCDTPPPVVAQIPEEMVTQSRNSYMEAALMVPPLDELCKVQEEEDVDEEVEEEEEEEDEDASYNAHIEGLIQNLLKESKDKSKGWVSRSSSDNTELAFKKVGDGNPLRRWRVSLEVSAPPTEVLQRLLKGRSLWQTELQQEKVLETLDKQTDVYHYSCCNMAPQPSCDYVVLRSWRTDLCKESCALVCVSVEHDDSPCVGAVRGVVLESQYLLEPSGTGKTKVTHISRVDLRGRSPEWYNKAFGHLCVNEAQRIRSSFLPADQSLPEAKT; encoded by the exons AGATTGAGGCGAAGGAGGCTTGTGATTGGCTGCGAGCAGCGGGGTTTCCACAGTATGCCCAGCTCTATGAAG ATTCCCAGTTTCCCATCAATATTTCCGCGGTGAAAAGGGACCACGACTTTTTGGACCGGGATCTGGTCGAACCTCTGTGCCG ACGCCTAAATACTCTGAACAAGTGTGCATCCATGAAACTCGATGTCAGCCACCCCAAGAAGAAG AGTGATGATTCTGACGAAGATGATCCATTGGCCATCAGTAAACGATGGACATTTGAGTGGAGCAGCCGGCGCTGGTCTCGCCTGCAGGACTTCCTTCTGGACAGCACCAATGAGAGCGGCCCGACGGGTCCAGGAGAGGGCCTTCGCAGCACAGTGAGCAGCGAGAGCGTCCTGACCGACCTGAGTGAGCAGGAGATCACCGAGATCTCCTCGCTCCACAGCGAAGACTCGGCCTCGGCCATGCCTGACTCTATATCCATGGCGTCCCTGTCTGCGTCCTATCACCCGCCGAGGGAACTCCCGCACTACAACTCCCTGCCGATCAAAAGCAGCCGCCACGGGCAGGGAGGCAGGAGTAAAGCCAAGGAGTTTCTGCGCAAGATGGAGTTGATGCGCACCTGGGGCCCATCGACGAAGAGGAAAAGCTCAAATCGGAGGCCGCCGCTAGTCATCAGTGAGCCGGTGCTACAGGGGGAGGAGCCTCACGCGCTTCAGATGCTTCACTGTACTCCCATCAGCCAATTAGAGCACAGCCCAACACACAGCCACCAAACGGACGGCGCGTCTATCAGCGAAACGCGTAAAGAGCAGATCGCGCTCGACGCGAGTCCCAGCGAAGAGACTGCGGTGCCGGGTGTCCAGGAGCGTGCTTGTACTAAACCGCGCGCTGCCAGCAAGAGAAGCAGCGTGTACCTGGAGGACATGGAGTTGCCCTCCCAGGGTAAGAGGACTGAGGGGCAAAGCCAGTTTGGCAGGAACCAATTTCGCTCCTACGAAAACCTCCTCATTCACGTCCCCAAAGACCACAAGCCGGGCACGTTTCCCAAAGCCCTGTCCATTGAGAGTTTGGCACCTTCCCCGAGTGACCGCAACAATAACCCCCAGTCTCACAACCATATTTCTCCGACTGAGAACGGCCTGGGCGAACCTTTATCCAAACCCGCCTGTCCCGGAGCTCCGAGGGGCAGCAGGGTGAGCGTTTACGACAACGTGCCGGGCTCCCACCTTTACGCGAGCACGGGCGACCTCCTGGACTTTGAGAAGGAGGACAACCTGTTTCCTCACCTGGACGACATCCTCCAGCACGTCAGCGGCCTGCAGCAGATAGTGGACCACTGGAGCCGCAGCGTGCTGCCCGAGGGGGACGCcggggagggagaggaagaaGGGGAAGGCATGACCACCCCCAGCGAGGGCGAGAGAGATGGCGTCTCCTTAATTGACACCGATTCAACGGGGACCTGCCGGGAGAGGCGGGACTCTGGAGTCGGGGCCTCGCTCACAAGGCCTCG TCTGCGATGGCCCAGCTTCAGAACGTCTGACCATCTCAACCAGCCCGCATCTTCGCTCCAGATCAGTAGCCAGTCAGCGGGCCAGCTTAGCCTGCTCCAGAAGTTCTCCCTGCTCCGCCTCACCGCCATCATGGAGAAATACTCCATGTCCAACAAACACGGCTGGACATG GTCTGTGCCCAAGTTTATGAAGCGTATGAAGGTGCCAGACTACAAAGAGAAGAGCGTGTTTGGCGTTCCTCTGATTGTTCATGTCCAGCGCTGTGGGTTCCCACTTCCTCTGTGTTTACAACAGGCCCTCAGCCACCTCAAGACTCACTGTCTGGACCAG GTGGGTTTGTTTCGCAAGTCTGGCGTGAAGTCCCGGATCCAGGCTTTGAGGCAGCAGTGCGAGTTGTCCCCTGACTGTGTGAACTACGAGGACCAGTCTGCGTATGACGTGGCCGACATGGTCAAACAGTTCTTCAGGGACTTGCCTGAGCCGCTGCTTACAAGCAAACTGGGGGAAACTTTCTTGCATATTTACCAGT ATGTTCCTAAAGAGCAGAGGTTGCAGGCCGTCAGGGCGGCCATATTGTTGATGCCCGATGAGAACAGGGAGGTCCTGCAGACGCTGCTCTACTTCCTGCGGGACGTCACCTCCTTGGTGGAGGAAAACCAGATGACGCCAATGAACCTGGCAGTTTGTCTGGGACCGTCACTGTTCCACCTCAGCATACTGAAGAACGAGACGCTGTCACCAAG GTCAATCCAGAGGAAGTACGCCACAGGCCGCCCTGATCAGAAAGATCTGAGTGAGAACCTCGCTGCTACACAGGGACTGGCACACATGATCATAGAGTGCCAACATCTCTTTCAG ACTCTGTTCACTCCGTTAAACGTGAAAGCAGGCCTACCTGAGCTGATTTATTGTGACACGCCTCCTCCGGTTGTTGCTCAGATCCCGGAGGAGATGGTGACCCAGTCTCGCAACTCCTACATGGAGGCTGCGCTGATGGTGCCCCCGCTGGACGAGCTCTGCAAggtccaggaggaggaggacgtgGACGAggaagtggaggaggaggaggaggaggaggatgaggatgcaTCCTACAATGCACATATAGAAgggctgatccagaacctgctgaagGAGAGCAAGGACAAGAGCAAAGGCTGGGTGTCCCGCTCGTCGTCTGACAACACGGAGCTGGCATTTAAAAAG GTTGGAGACGGGAACCCCCTGAGGCGATGGCGCGTTAGTCTGGAGGTGTCGGCGCCTCCCACCGAGGTGCTGCAGCGGCTCCTGAAAGGGCGTTCGCTGTGGCAGACCGAGCTCCAGCAGGAGAAGGTTCTGGAGACGCTGGACAAACAGACAGACGTGTACCATTACTCCTGCTGCAACATGGCCCCTCAGCCCAGCTGTGACTATGTGGTACTAAG ATCGTGGCGGACAGACCTTTGTAAAGAATCCTGTGCGCTGGTGTGCGTGTCCGTCGAGCACGACGACAGTCCATGCGTCGGGGCTGTGCGGGGGGTCGTGTTGGAGTCGCAGTACCTCCTGGAGCCCTCCGGGACGGGGAAGACCAAGGTCACGCATATCTCCAGAGTTGATCTCAG GGGAAGATCTCCAGAATGGTACAACAAAGCGTTCGGTCATTTGTGTGTTAATGAAGCCCAGAGGATCCGCTCCTCGTTCCTCCCAGCAGATCAGAGTCTGCCTGAAGCGAAGACCTAA
- the stard13a gene encoding stAR-related lipid transfer protein 13 isoform X6, whose amino-acid sequence MTTQRKSASKLQLRRSISEQLRDSTSKAWDLLWRNVRERRLADSQFPINISAVKRDHDFLDRDLVEPLCRRLNTLNKCASMKLDVSHPKKKSDDSDEDDPLAISKRWTFEWSSRRWSRLQDFLLDSTNESGPTGPGEGLRSTVSSESVLTDLSEQEITEISSLHSEDSASAMPDSISMASLSASYHPPRELPHYNSLPIKSSRHGQGGRSKAKEFLRKMELMRTWGPSTKRKSSNRRPPLVISEPVLQGEEPHALQMLHCTPISQLEHSPTHSHQTDGASISETRKEQIALDASPSEETAVPGVQERACTKPRAASKRSSVYLEDMELPSQGKRTEGQSQFGRNQFRSYENLLIHVPKDHKPGTFPKALSIESLAPSPSDRNNNPQSHNHISPTENGLGEPLSKPACPGAPRGSRVSVYDNVPGSHLYASTGDLLDFEKEDNLFPHLDDILQHVSGLQQIVDHWSRSVLPEGDAGEGEEEGEGMTTPSEGERDGVSLIDTDSTGTCRERRDSGVGASLTRPRLRWPSFRTSDHLNQPASSLQISSQSAGQLSLLQKFSLLRLTAIMEKYSMSNKHGWTWSVPKFMKRMKVPDYKEKSVFGVPLIVHVQRCGFPLPLCLQQALSHLKTHCLDQVGLFRKSGVKSRIQALRQQCELSPDCVNYEDQSAYDVADMVKQFFRDLPEPLLTSKLGETFLHIYQYVPKEQRLQAVRAAILLMPDENREVLQTLLYFLRDVTSLVEENQMTPMNLAVCLGPSLFHLSILKNETLSPRSIQRKYATGRPDQKDLSENLAATQGLAHMIIECQHLFQTLFTPLNVKAGLPELIYCDTPPPVVAQIPEEMVTQSRNSYMEAALMVPPLDELCKVQEEEDVDEEVEEEEEEEDEDASYNAHIEGLIQNLLKESKDKSKGWVSRSSSDNTELAFKKVGDGNPLRRWRVSLEVSAPPTEVLQRLLKGRSLWQTELQQEKVLETLDKQTDVYHYSCCNMAPQPSCDYVVLRSWRTDLCKESCALVCVSVEHDDSPCVGAVRGVVLESQYLLEPSGTGKTKVTHISRVDLRGRSPEWYNKAFGHLCVNEAQRIRSSFLPADQSLPEAKT is encoded by the exons ATTCCCAGTTTCCCATCAATATTTCCGCGGTGAAAAGGGACCACGACTTTTTGGACCGGGATCTGGTCGAACCTCTGTGCCG ACGCCTAAATACTCTGAACAAGTGTGCATCCATGAAACTCGATGTCAGCCACCCCAAGAAGAAG AGTGATGATTCTGACGAAGATGATCCATTGGCCATCAGTAAACGATGGACATTTGAGTGGAGCAGCCGGCGCTGGTCTCGCCTGCAGGACTTCCTTCTGGACAGCACCAATGAGAGCGGCCCGACGGGTCCAGGAGAGGGCCTTCGCAGCACAGTGAGCAGCGAGAGCGTCCTGACCGACCTGAGTGAGCAGGAGATCACCGAGATCTCCTCGCTCCACAGCGAAGACTCGGCCTCGGCCATGCCTGACTCTATATCCATGGCGTCCCTGTCTGCGTCCTATCACCCGCCGAGGGAACTCCCGCACTACAACTCCCTGCCGATCAAAAGCAGCCGCCACGGGCAGGGAGGCAGGAGTAAAGCCAAGGAGTTTCTGCGCAAGATGGAGTTGATGCGCACCTGGGGCCCATCGACGAAGAGGAAAAGCTCAAATCGGAGGCCGCCGCTAGTCATCAGTGAGCCGGTGCTACAGGGGGAGGAGCCTCACGCGCTTCAGATGCTTCACTGTACTCCCATCAGCCAATTAGAGCACAGCCCAACACACAGCCACCAAACGGACGGCGCGTCTATCAGCGAAACGCGTAAAGAGCAGATCGCGCTCGACGCGAGTCCCAGCGAAGAGACTGCGGTGCCGGGTGTCCAGGAGCGTGCTTGTACTAAACCGCGCGCTGCCAGCAAGAGAAGCAGCGTGTACCTGGAGGACATGGAGTTGCCCTCCCAGGGTAAGAGGACTGAGGGGCAAAGCCAGTTTGGCAGGAACCAATTTCGCTCCTACGAAAACCTCCTCATTCACGTCCCCAAAGACCACAAGCCGGGCACGTTTCCCAAAGCCCTGTCCATTGAGAGTTTGGCACCTTCCCCGAGTGACCGCAACAATAACCCCCAGTCTCACAACCATATTTCTCCGACTGAGAACGGCCTGGGCGAACCTTTATCCAAACCCGCCTGTCCCGGAGCTCCGAGGGGCAGCAGGGTGAGCGTTTACGACAACGTGCCGGGCTCCCACCTTTACGCGAGCACGGGCGACCTCCTGGACTTTGAGAAGGAGGACAACCTGTTTCCTCACCTGGACGACATCCTCCAGCACGTCAGCGGCCTGCAGCAGATAGTGGACCACTGGAGCCGCAGCGTGCTGCCCGAGGGGGACGCcggggagggagaggaagaaGGGGAAGGCATGACCACCCCCAGCGAGGGCGAGAGAGATGGCGTCTCCTTAATTGACACCGATTCAACGGGGACCTGCCGGGAGAGGCGGGACTCTGGAGTCGGGGCCTCGCTCACAAGGCCTCG TCTGCGATGGCCCAGCTTCAGAACGTCTGACCATCTCAACCAGCCCGCATCTTCGCTCCAGATCAGTAGCCAGTCAGCGGGCCAGCTTAGCCTGCTCCAGAAGTTCTCCCTGCTCCGCCTCACCGCCATCATGGAGAAATACTCCATGTCCAACAAACACGGCTGGACATG GTCTGTGCCCAAGTTTATGAAGCGTATGAAGGTGCCAGACTACAAAGAGAAGAGCGTGTTTGGCGTTCCTCTGATTGTTCATGTCCAGCGCTGTGGGTTCCCACTTCCTCTGTGTTTACAACAGGCCCTCAGCCACCTCAAGACTCACTGTCTGGACCAG GTGGGTTTGTTTCGCAAGTCTGGCGTGAAGTCCCGGATCCAGGCTTTGAGGCAGCAGTGCGAGTTGTCCCCTGACTGTGTGAACTACGAGGACCAGTCTGCGTATGACGTGGCCGACATGGTCAAACAGTTCTTCAGGGACTTGCCTGAGCCGCTGCTTACAAGCAAACTGGGGGAAACTTTCTTGCATATTTACCAGT ATGTTCCTAAAGAGCAGAGGTTGCAGGCCGTCAGGGCGGCCATATTGTTGATGCCCGATGAGAACAGGGAGGTCCTGCAGACGCTGCTCTACTTCCTGCGGGACGTCACCTCCTTGGTGGAGGAAAACCAGATGACGCCAATGAACCTGGCAGTTTGTCTGGGACCGTCACTGTTCCACCTCAGCATACTGAAGAACGAGACGCTGTCACCAAG GTCAATCCAGAGGAAGTACGCCACAGGCCGCCCTGATCAGAAAGATCTGAGTGAGAACCTCGCTGCTACACAGGGACTGGCACACATGATCATAGAGTGCCAACATCTCTTTCAG ACTCTGTTCACTCCGTTAAACGTGAAAGCAGGCCTACCTGAGCTGATTTATTGTGACACGCCTCCTCCGGTTGTTGCTCAGATCCCGGAGGAGATGGTGACCCAGTCTCGCAACTCCTACATGGAGGCTGCGCTGATGGTGCCCCCGCTGGACGAGCTCTGCAAggtccaggaggaggaggacgtgGACGAggaagtggaggaggaggaggaggaggaggatgaggatgcaTCCTACAATGCACATATAGAAgggctgatccagaacctgctgaagGAGAGCAAGGACAAGAGCAAAGGCTGGGTGTCCCGCTCGTCGTCTGACAACACGGAGCTGGCATTTAAAAAG GTTGGAGACGGGAACCCCCTGAGGCGATGGCGCGTTAGTCTGGAGGTGTCGGCGCCTCCCACCGAGGTGCTGCAGCGGCTCCTGAAAGGGCGTTCGCTGTGGCAGACCGAGCTCCAGCAGGAGAAGGTTCTGGAGACGCTGGACAAACAGACAGACGTGTACCATTACTCCTGCTGCAACATGGCCCCTCAGCCCAGCTGTGACTATGTGGTACTAAG ATCGTGGCGGACAGACCTTTGTAAAGAATCCTGTGCGCTGGTGTGCGTGTCCGTCGAGCACGACGACAGTCCATGCGTCGGGGCTGTGCGGGGGGTCGTGTTGGAGTCGCAGTACCTCCTGGAGCCCTCCGGGACGGGGAAGACCAAGGTCACGCATATCTCCAGAGTTGATCTCAG GGGAAGATCTCCAGAATGGTACAACAAAGCGTTCGGTCATTTGTGTGTTAATGAAGCCCAGAGGATCCGCTCCTCGTTCCTCCCAGCAGATCAGAGTCTGCCTGAAGCGAAGACCTAA
- the stard13a gene encoding stAR-related lipid transfer protein 13 isoform X4, whose translation MDRGAKGGGNDGESDGDGTNEGTCLEAMTPDGQDYYLRLGYTPQRRSALRLSRIIARQQLLRRLAQEIEAKEACDWLRAAGFPQYAQLYEDSQFPINISAVKRDHDFLDRDLVEPLCRRLNTLNKCASMKLDVSHPKKKSDDSDEDDPLAISKRWTFEWSSRRWSRLQDFLLDSTNESGPTGPGEGLRSTVSSESVLTDLSEQEITEISSLHSEDSASAMPDSISMASLSASYHPPRELPHYNSLPIKSSRHGQGGRSKAKEFLRKMELMRTWGPSTKRKSSNRRPPLVISEPVLQGEEPHALQMLHCTPISQLEHSPTHSHQTDGASISETRKEQIALDASPSEETAVPGVQERACTKPRAASKRSSVYLEDMELPSQGKRTEGQSQFGRNQFRSYENLLIHVPKDHKPGTFPKALSIESLAPSPSDRNNNPQSHNHISPTENGLGEPLSKPACPGAPRGSRVSVYDNVPGSHLYASTGDLLDFEKEDNLFPHLDDILQHVSGLQQIVDHWSRSVLPEGDAGEGEEEGEGMTTPSEGERDGVSLIDTDSTGTCRERRDSGVGASLTRPRLRWPSFRTSDHLNQPASSLQISSQSAGQLSLLQKFSLLRLTAIMEKYSMSNKHGWTWSVPKFMKRMKVPDYKEKSVFGVPLIVHVQRCGFPLPLCLQQALSHLKTHCLDQVGLFRKSGVKSRIQALRQQCELSPDCVNYEDQSAYDVADMVKQFFRDLPEPLLTSKLGETFLHIYQYVPKEQRLQAVRAAILLMPDENREVLQTLLYFLRDVTSLVEENQMTPMNLAVCLGPSLFHLSILKNETLSPRSIQRKYATGRPDQKDLSENLAATQGLAHMIIECQHLFQIPEEMVTQSRNSYMEAALMVPPLDELCKVQEEEDVDEEVEEEEEEEDEDASYNAHIEGLIQNLLKESKDKSKGWVSRSSSDNTELAFKKVGDGNPLRRWRVSLEVSAPPTEVLQRLLKGRSLWQTELQQEKVLETLDKQTDVYHYSCCNMAPQPSCDYVVLRSWRTDLCKESCALVCVSVEHDDSPCVGAVRGVVLESQYLLEPSGTGKTKVTHISRVDLRGRSPEWYNKAFGHLCVNEAQRIRSSFLPADQSLPEAKT comes from the exons AGATTGAGGCGAAGGAGGCTTGTGATTGGCTGCGAGCAGCGGGGTTTCCACAGTATGCCCAGCTCTATGAAG ATTCCCAGTTTCCCATCAATATTTCCGCGGTGAAAAGGGACCACGACTTTTTGGACCGGGATCTGGTCGAACCTCTGTGCCG ACGCCTAAATACTCTGAACAAGTGTGCATCCATGAAACTCGATGTCAGCCACCCCAAGAAGAAG AGTGATGATTCTGACGAAGATGATCCATTGGCCATCAGTAAACGATGGACATTTGAGTGGAGCAGCCGGCGCTGGTCTCGCCTGCAGGACTTCCTTCTGGACAGCACCAATGAGAGCGGCCCGACGGGTCCAGGAGAGGGCCTTCGCAGCACAGTGAGCAGCGAGAGCGTCCTGACCGACCTGAGTGAGCAGGAGATCACCGAGATCTCCTCGCTCCACAGCGAAGACTCGGCCTCGGCCATGCCTGACTCTATATCCATGGCGTCCCTGTCTGCGTCCTATCACCCGCCGAGGGAACTCCCGCACTACAACTCCCTGCCGATCAAAAGCAGCCGCCACGGGCAGGGAGGCAGGAGTAAAGCCAAGGAGTTTCTGCGCAAGATGGAGTTGATGCGCACCTGGGGCCCATCGACGAAGAGGAAAAGCTCAAATCGGAGGCCGCCGCTAGTCATCAGTGAGCCGGTGCTACAGGGGGAGGAGCCTCACGCGCTTCAGATGCTTCACTGTACTCCCATCAGCCAATTAGAGCACAGCCCAACACACAGCCACCAAACGGACGGCGCGTCTATCAGCGAAACGCGTAAAGAGCAGATCGCGCTCGACGCGAGTCCCAGCGAAGAGACTGCGGTGCCGGGTGTCCAGGAGCGTGCTTGTACTAAACCGCGCGCTGCCAGCAAGAGAAGCAGCGTGTACCTGGAGGACATGGAGTTGCCCTCCCAGGGTAAGAGGACTGAGGGGCAAAGCCAGTTTGGCAGGAACCAATTTCGCTCCTACGAAAACCTCCTCATTCACGTCCCCAAAGACCACAAGCCGGGCACGTTTCCCAAAGCCCTGTCCATTGAGAGTTTGGCACCTTCCCCGAGTGACCGCAACAATAACCCCCAGTCTCACAACCATATTTCTCCGACTGAGAACGGCCTGGGCGAACCTTTATCCAAACCCGCCTGTCCCGGAGCTCCGAGGGGCAGCAGGGTGAGCGTTTACGACAACGTGCCGGGCTCCCACCTTTACGCGAGCACGGGCGACCTCCTGGACTTTGAGAAGGAGGACAACCTGTTTCCTCACCTGGACGACATCCTCCAGCACGTCAGCGGCCTGCAGCAGATAGTGGACCACTGGAGCCGCAGCGTGCTGCCCGAGGGGGACGCcggggagggagaggaagaaGGGGAAGGCATGACCACCCCCAGCGAGGGCGAGAGAGATGGCGTCTCCTTAATTGACACCGATTCAACGGGGACCTGCCGGGAGAGGCGGGACTCTGGAGTCGGGGCCTCGCTCACAAGGCCTCG TCTGCGATGGCCCAGCTTCAGAACGTCTGACCATCTCAACCAGCCCGCATCTTCGCTCCAGATCAGTAGCCAGTCAGCGGGCCAGCTTAGCCTGCTCCAGAAGTTCTCCCTGCTCCGCCTCACCGCCATCATGGAGAAATACTCCATGTCCAACAAACACGGCTGGACATG GTCTGTGCCCAAGTTTATGAAGCGTATGAAGGTGCCAGACTACAAAGAGAAGAGCGTGTTTGGCGTTCCTCTGATTGTTCATGTCCAGCGCTGTGGGTTCCCACTTCCTCTGTGTTTACAACAGGCCCTCAGCCACCTCAAGACTCACTGTCTGGACCAG GTGGGTTTGTTTCGCAAGTCTGGCGTGAAGTCCCGGATCCAGGCTTTGAGGCAGCAGTGCGAGTTGTCCCCTGACTGTGTGAACTACGAGGACCAGTCTGCGTATGACGTGGCCGACATGGTCAAACAGTTCTTCAGGGACTTGCCTGAGCCGCTGCTTACAAGCAAACTGGGGGAAACTTTCTTGCATATTTACCAGT ATGTTCCTAAAGAGCAGAGGTTGCAGGCCGTCAGGGCGGCCATATTGTTGATGCCCGATGAGAACAGGGAGGTCCTGCAGACGCTGCTCTACTTCCTGCGGGACGTCACCTCCTTGGTGGAGGAAAACCAGATGACGCCAATGAACCTGGCAGTTTGTCTGGGACCGTCACTGTTCCACCTCAGCATACTGAAGAACGAGACGCTGTCACCAAG GTCAATCCAGAGGAAGTACGCCACAGGCCGCCCTGATCAGAAAGATCTGAGTGAGAACCTCGCTGCTACACAGGGACTGGCACACATGATCATAGAGTGCCAACATCTCTTTCAG ATCCCGGAGGAGATGGTGACCCAGTCTCGCAACTCCTACATGGAGGCTGCGCTGATGGTGCCCCCGCTGGACGAGCTCTGCAAggtccaggaggaggaggacgtgGACGAggaagtggaggaggaggaggaggaggaggatgaggatgcaTCCTACAATGCACATATAGAAgggctgatccagaacctgctgaagGAGAGCAAGGACAAGAGCAAAGGCTGGGTGTCCCGCTCGTCGTCTGACAACACGGAGCTGGCATTTAAAAAG GTTGGAGACGGGAACCCCCTGAGGCGATGGCGCGTTAGTCTGGAGGTGTCGGCGCCTCCCACCGAGGTGCTGCAGCGGCTCCTGAAAGGGCGTTCGCTGTGGCAGACCGAGCTCCAGCAGGAGAAGGTTCTGGAGACGCTGGACAAACAGACAGACGTGTACCATTACTCCTGCTGCAACATGGCCCCTCAGCCCAGCTGTGACTATGTGGTACTAAG ATCGTGGCGGACAGACCTTTGTAAAGAATCCTGTGCGCTGGTGTGCGTGTCCGTCGAGCACGACGACAGTCCATGCGTCGGGGCTGTGCGGGGGGTCGTGTTGGAGTCGCAGTACCTCCTGGAGCCCTCCGGGACGGGGAAGACCAAGGTCACGCATATCTCCAGAGTTGATCTCAG GGGAAGATCTCCAGAATGGTACAACAAAGCGTTCGGTCATTTGTGTGTTAATGAAGCCCAGAGGATCCGCTCCTCGTTCCTCCCAGCAGATCAGAGTCTGCCTGAAGCGAAGACCTAA